From the genome of Scytonema hofmannii PCC 7110, one region includes:
- a CDS encoding type II toxin-antitoxin system RelE/ParE family toxin: protein MAKPVVLTPEAEEDSDQAYFWYESRRIGLGREFLTAVDACIQSIHRNPKLYQVLYKGYRRAVIRRFPYAVLYEETDTEIVVYAVFDSRQDPSKWRERLQ from the coding sequence ATGGCTAAACCTGTCGTCCTCACACCAGAAGCCGAGGAAGATTCAGATCAGGCATATTTCTGGTACGAAAGCAGACGGATCGGCTTGGGGCGAGAATTTCTAACCGCAGTCGATGCGTGCATCCAGTCCATCCATCGCAATCCGAAACTATACCAGGTTTTGTACAAAGGCTATCGCAGAGCAGTCATTCGACGCTTCCCTTACGCCGTTCTCTACGAAGAAACGGATACTGAAATTGTTGTGTATGCCGTTTTCGATAGCCGCCAAGACCCTTCAAAGTGGCGCGAACGCTTGCAATAG
- a CDS encoding addiction module protein: MVVPMNEKHAALFNLSPSERLLLAQDLWDSLSVEDIPLSEWQKQELDRRKAIYETNPGSGRSWDDVKRRIIERHG, encoded by the coding sequence TTGGTAGTCCCTATGAACGAAAAACACGCAGCGCTTTTCAATCTTAGCCCTTCCGAACGGCTTTTGCTGGCGCAAGACCTGTGGGACAGCCTCAGTGTCGAGGATATTCCCCTTTCTGAATGGCAGAAGCAGGAACTCGATCGCCGAAAAGCCATTTATGAGACGAACCCTGGTTCTGGGCGCTCATGGGATGACGTGAAACGCCGAATCATTGAGCGGCATGGCTAA
- the pnuC gene encoding nicotinamide riboside transporter PnuC has protein sequence MNSLEIVAAIIGLVSVWLTVKENIWCWPTGIVMVFLYIFIFYEARLYSDAILQVIYVFLQIYGWYVWLHGGQNRGELRVSRIKQVQAIIWSGVAIVGTFSLGFVMHSYTNAALPYPDAAITVMSLIAQWLMAKKILECWLIWIAVDILAVGVYAAKQLYPTTGLYAVFLILAVLGYLTWKKAYKKQVLG, from the coding sequence ATGAATTCTCTTGAAATCGTTGCTGCCATCATCGGTCTGGTTAGCGTTTGGCTGACTGTTAAAGAAAATATCTGGTGCTGGCCTACGGGCATAGTGATGGTGTTTTTATATATCTTTATTTTTTATGAAGCCCGTTTGTATTCAGATGCCATCTTGCAAGTCATCTACGTTTTTCTACAAATCTACGGCTGGTATGTGTGGTTGCATGGAGGTCAAAATCGGGGAGAACTTCGGGTCAGCCGTATCAAGCAGGTACAGGCAATTATTTGGAGTGGAGTTGCGATTGTTGGGACTTTCTCTCTTGGTTTTGTCATGCATAGTTATACAAACGCTGCTTTACCTTACCCAGATGCCGCTATTACTGTTATGAGTCTTATTGCTCAGTGGTTGATGGCAAAGAAGATTTTGGAGTGCTGGTTGATTTGGATTGCAGTGGATATATTAGCAGTTGGCGTCTACGCAGCTAAGCAACTTTATCCAACAACAGGGCTTTATGCTGTGTTTCTTATTTTGGCGGTACTGGGGTATTTGACATGGAAAAAGGCTTACAAAAAACAGGTACTGGGATGA
- a CDS encoding AAA family ATPase, translating into MEKGLQKTGTGMILGKFMPPHLGHQYLIDFARNYVDRLTVLVCSIQSEPIPGYLRYCWMREMFPDVEVVHVTDEIPQEPKEHPDFWQIWYGTIRRVLPTRPDYVFASEDYGWKLAEILGATYIPVDHMRSTVNISGTKVRQDPFANWNYIPPCVRPYFVRRICIFGPESTGKSTLAQNLASHYNTVWVSEYARGLLDVKGGWCDFEDISKIARGQIASENALARQANRLLFCDTDLLTTTIWSDVLFGECPEWIHDEANRRTYDLYLLLDVDVPWVDDNQRFLPHLREEFRDRCIQSLESRGRRFVVIRGTWAERFELSVAAVDGILHNG; encoded by the coding sequence ATGGAAAAAGGCTTACAAAAAACAGGTACTGGGATGATACTGGGCAAGTTTATGCCTCCTCATTTAGGACACCAGTATCTTATTGATTTTGCCCGAAACTACGTCGATCGCCTCACAGTTCTTGTTTGTTCTATTCAATCTGAACCGATTCCCGGATATCTTCGCTACTGTTGGATGCGGGAAATGTTTCCGGATGTGGAGGTGGTGCATGTGACTGATGAAATTCCCCAAGAACCAAAGGAGCATCCTGATTTTTGGCAAATCTGGTATGGTACCATCCGCAGAGTACTGCCCACACGTCCAGATTATGTATTTGCCTCTGAAGATTATGGTTGGAAACTGGCAGAAATTCTTGGGGCAACTTATATACCTGTAGACCATATGCGTAGTACGGTAAATATCTCTGGAACTAAAGTCCGGCAAGACCCCTTCGCTAACTGGAATTACATACCGCCCTGTGTTCGACCGTATTTTGTTCGTCGCATCTGCATTTTTGGTCCCGAATCTACAGGCAAATCGACTTTGGCACAAAACTTAGCGTCTCACTACAATACTGTTTGGGTCAGCGAGTATGCTCGTGGATTGCTTGATGTTAAGGGAGGATGGTGCGATTTTGAGGATATTTCCAAGATTGCGAGAGGTCAAATTGCTTCAGAAAATGCTTTAGCCCGACAAGCAAACCGTCTTCTTTTTTGCGATACAGATTTGCTGACTACGACTATTTGGAGTGATGTCTTGTTTGGGGAGTGTCCTGAGTGGATACATGATGAGGCAAATCGACGGACGTATGATTTGTATTTATTGTTGGATGTTGATGTTCCTTGGGTTGATGACAACCAAAGGTTTTTACCTCACCTTAGAGAAGAATTTCGCGATCGCTGCATTCAATCGCTAGAATCTAGAGGCAGGCGTTTTGTCGTTATTCGAGGGACTTGGGCAGAACGCTTTGAATTAAGTGTTGCTGCGGTGGATGGGATATTACACAATGGTTAA
- a CDS encoding universal stress protein, with protein MFHKILVALDTSTSGKSVFEEALALAKALGANLTLLHVLSQQEEGSPDISLLSSPEYYVGLGMSTEILKYSAAQWEEFVNRGLEMLRSLADKATAAGVSCELTQKLGSPGRTICEFASHGGFDLIVIGRRGRSGLSELFLGSVSNYVLHHASCSVLTVRHPVTASKSEAAQAEVAPSI; from the coding sequence ATGTTTCACAAAATACTGGTTGCATTGGACACATCTACTAGCGGTAAGAGTGTCTTTGAGGAAGCACTTGCCTTAGCGAAGGCTTTAGGAGCTAACCTGACGTTGTTGCACGTGTTATCGCAACAAGAAGAGGGAAGCCCAGATATTTCTTTACTGTCCAGCCCTGAATACTATGTGGGGCTGGGGATGAGCACCGAAATTTTGAAATACAGCGCTGCTCAGTGGGAAGAGTTCGTTAATCGGGGACTAGAGATGTTGCGATCGCTTGCAGATAAAGCCACTGCTGCTGGTGTTAGTTGTGAATTGACTCAAAAACTTGGTAGTCCTGGGCGCACTATCTGCGAATTTGCCAGTCATGGTGGATTTGACTTAATTGTCATCGGGCGTAGGGGTCGCTCTGGTCTGTCTGAGTTGTTTTTAGGTAGTGTCAGCAATTACGTTCTGCACCATGCCTCGTGTTCGGTCTTGACTGTACGGCATCCTGTGACTGCAAGTAAAAGTGAAGCCGCACAGGCAGAAGTGGCACCATCCATCTAA
- a CDS encoding DUF7219 family protein, with the protein MLEEIDKHDFLYQKRTYRGQFNPAALLFNANLQEFATRVSYISNLQTLGKLSPAESYEQIDALWNQLKSSYSSLGYNNLEN; encoded by the coding sequence ATGTTAGAAGAGATAGACAAGCATGATTTTCTTTATCAAAAACGAACATATCGCGGTCAGTTTAATCCAGCAGCTTTATTATTCAACGCTAACTTACAAGAATTTGCAACAAGAGTCAGTTACATCTCCAACCTACAAACTCTTGGAAAGCTGTCTCCAGCAGAATCTTACGAGCAAATTGACGCTCTTTGGAACCAGCTAAAAAGCAGCTATTCATCACTGGGGTATAATAATCTAGAAAATTAG
- a CDS encoding UPF0175 family protein — MLNISTVQLEIPEEVLISLKETPETIAKELQILAAVKLFELGKLSSGRAAQLAGISRVQFLLLLGQYQVSPFALTTDELERDVNNA, encoded by the coding sequence ATGTTAAATATAAGTACAGTTCAACTTGAAATTCCTGAAGAAGTATTAATCAGCCTTAAAGAAACACCGGAAACGATAGCCAAAGAACTGCAAATTCTAGCAGCCGTCAAACTTTTTGAACTTGGCAAATTATCATCAGGTCGTGCTGCTCAATTAGCAGGAATATCGCGAGTACAATTCTTACTATTGTTAGGACAATATCAGGTATCGCCTTTTGCTTTAACAACTGACGAGTTAGAACGAGATGTGAATAATGCCTGA